One genomic window of Candidatus Kuenenia stuttgartiensis includes the following:
- a CDS encoding NuoF family protein, giving the protein MEKLNSIDALKRYRKSLEAEKSSGEKIRILICTTGCRALGAWEVYKTFQAEIEMQSLKDRVEVVDTGCQGLCTRAPVVTVEPMGVFYGRVTESDVHEIVSRTVLKEEIIERLCCTEDGKRVPYRKDISFYKKQKKIVLRNCGVIDPKKISEYILRNGYAALEKVLSGMSPDKVIEEVKASGLRGRGGAGFPTGKKWESAKNAVGDEKYVICNGDEGDPGAFMDRAVLEGDPHSVIEGMLICGYAIGSGKGIIYVREEYPIAVEHVKIAIGDARSLGLLGENILGSGFHFDIEVKMGAGAFVCGEETALIASIEGERGMPRPRPPFPAVSGLWGKPTNINNVETLANIPVIILEGAKYFSAIGTESSKGTKIFALAGSVNNTGLVEVPMGTTLRELVFEIGGGIPRRRQFKAAQMGGPSGGCVPEQYLDTPIDYESVKEVGAIMGSGGLIIMDETTSMVEIARYFMEFCQNESCGKCTPCRVGTKRMLEILTRIANGEGEREDIGLLEELAEATRTSSLCGLGQTSANPVVSTLQYFKNEYEENIAKKASA; this is encoded by the coding sequence ATGGAAAAATTGAATAGCATTGATGCCCTGAAAAGGTATAGAAAATCTTTGGAAGCGGAAAAAAGCAGCGGGGAGAAAATACGTATTTTAATTTGTACGACAGGTTGCCGGGCGTTGGGGGCCTGGGAAGTGTACAAAACCTTTCAGGCGGAAATTGAGATGCAGTCCCTTAAAGACAGGGTGGAAGTGGTGGATACCGGCTGTCAGGGATTGTGCACAAGGGCGCCTGTAGTAACGGTAGAGCCAATGGGGGTATTTTACGGCAGGGTCACGGAGAGTGACGTGCATGAGATAGTTTCCAGGACAGTCCTTAAGGAGGAAATCATTGAAAGGCTTTGCTGCACGGAAGATGGAAAACGGGTACCCTACCGGAAAGACATATCCTTTTACAAAAAGCAGAAAAAGATTGTATTAAGGAACTGCGGGGTAATCGACCCGAAAAAGATAAGTGAATACATTTTGAGGAATGGGTATGCCGCCCTTGAGAAAGTACTTTCCGGCATGTCCCCTGACAAAGTAATTGAAGAGGTGAAGGCATCCGGTCTGCGGGGACGTGGCGGGGCCGGATTTCCGACGGGGAAGAAGTGGGAGTCTGCAAAAAATGCCGTGGGTGACGAGAAATATGTTATCTGTAACGGAGACGAAGGGGATCCTGGTGCATTTATGGACCGTGCGGTGCTTGAGGGAGACCCTCATTCTGTAATTGAAGGGATGTTGATTTGCGGTTATGCTATAGGTTCCGGGAAGGGGATAATCTATGTGCGGGAAGAATATCCTATTGCCGTGGAACATGTGAAGATAGCCATAGGCGATGCCCGGTCACTTGGATTGTTGGGGGAGAATATATTAGGGAGCGGATTCCATTTCGATATAGAAGTAAAAATGGGTGCAGGTGCATTTGTATGCGGCGAGGAGACGGCATTGATTGCTTCTATTGAAGGTGAACGCGGGATGCCGCGTCCGCGTCCTCCTTTTCCTGCGGTAAGCGGATTGTGGGGAAAGCCAACGAATATAAACAACGTGGAAACACTGGCAAATATTCCGGTAATAATCCTTGAGGGTGCGAAGTATTTCAGCGCAATAGGAACGGAGTCGAGCAAGGGGACGAAGATATTTGCACTGGCGGGCAGTGTAAACAATACGGGACTGGTAGAAGTGCCGATGGGAACAACGCTTCGTGAGCTGGTGTTTGAAATAGGCGGAGGCATACCCCGTCGCCGGCAATTCAAGGCGGCGCAGATGGGAGGTCCTTCGGGCGGATGTGTGCCTGAGCAATACCTTGATACGCCGATTGATTATGAATCGGTAAAAGAGGTTGGGGCGATAATGGGGTCCGGGGGACTTATTATCATGGATGAAACCACCTCTATGGTAGAGATAGCGAGGTATTTCATGGAATTCTGCCAGAATGAATCATGCGGGAAGTGTACTCCGTGCAGGGTAGGTACTAAGCGGATGCTGGAGATACTGACGAGGATAGCAAACGGGGAAGGGGAAAGAGAAGATATTGGCCTTCTGGAAGAACTGGCGGAAGCAACCAGGACGTCTTCGCTGTGCGGACTGGGACAAACATCTGCGAATCCCGTTGTTTCTACGCTGCAGTACTTTAAAAATGAGTATGAAGAGAATATCGCCAAAAAAGCATCAGCATAA
- a CDS encoding metallophosphoesterase family protein: MKILIISDIHGNEAALKAVLEETADMIFCLGDIVNYGPYPKECIEKIRKLTDKIVRGNHDNAIGKNMECGCSEKYKALSDQGKIFTKTILDAGEKEFLANLPLTLNTEAGGVTFLLSHGSPGGDIYKYLRPEVSDSEMEDELKGVRANIVLLGHTHLPVVRKVGEITVVNPGSVGQPRDGIPLASYAIWKDGALEIKRVPYDIDATARGLRHTTIPADHVARLEEILRKGRM; the protein is encoded by the coding sequence ATGAAGATCCTTATAATCTCTGATATCCATGGAAATGAAGCAGCATTAAAAGCCGTTTTGGAAGAAACAGCCGACATGATATTTTGTCTTGGCGATATCGTCAATTATGGGCCATACCCGAAAGAGTGCATAGAAAAAATCCGAAAATTAACGGACAAGATTGTCCGCGGAAATCATGATAATGCCATTGGTAAAAACATGGAATGCGGCTGTTCTGAAAAATATAAAGCACTGAGCGATCAAGGGAAGATTTTTACGAAAACCATACTGGATGCCGGCGAAAAAGAATTTCTTGCAAACCTTCCGCTAACGCTAAATACAGAGGCAGGCGGCGTAACATTCCTGTTGTCTCATGGCTCACCCGGCGGAGATATTTACAAATACCTCCGGCCCGAAGTTTCCGATAGTGAAATGGAAGATGAATTAAAAGGCGTGCGGGCAAATATCGTTTTGCTTGGACATACACATCTGCCTGTGGTGCGTAAGGTAGGTGAGATAACCGTCGTCAATCCGGGAAGTGTTGGTCAGCCGCGCGACGGGATACCCCTGGCTTCGTATGCCATATGGAAAGACGGCGCCCTGGAGATAAAACGGGTACCGTATGATATTGATGCTACGGCAAGGGGATTGCGGCATACAACGATACCTGCCG
- a CDS encoding HD-GYP domain-containing protein, translating into MIKKHINSLSPGMVLGKPIYGENYEVLLKKGVELSQGYIDRLKTRGYACLYIEDKDTEDIVIKDPISDKIRLMATKDILKTYKVTQTAIVDIEADTSESVIRSINTPKVKRTFQESQAFKQMVENIDSFLEEIMGQDILSGLNSIKTVDNYTFEHSIDAAIISLIIARRLYLDKKKLKQIAIGEFLHDIGKIFIDVKLLNKPGKLTNEEFDKIKQHTSFGYELLKDIDTIGYVSAHIPYQHHERQDGKGYPRGLAGNNKLDKGEITYVEHDKMIMGAEIAAVADAYDACISDRPYRKGMPPDLVYDLIKNGAGTQFNEELVNCFLTVMPKYPVGSEIKVIRGMYKDFTGVVASVEISQMTRPKVKLLYDNKQGKIKPVEIDLKSDASFEIQCI; encoded by the coding sequence ATGATTAAAAAACATATAAACAGCTTATCACCCGGTATGGTGCTGGGTAAACCAATTTATGGAGAGAATTATGAGGTATTGCTAAAGAAAGGCGTTGAACTATCGCAGGGGTATATCGATAGGTTGAAAACAAGGGGATATGCTTGTCTTTACATAGAAGATAAGGATACGGAAGATATTGTTATTAAAGACCCGATTTCTGATAAAATTCGTCTTATGGCAACGAAGGATATTCTTAAAACTTACAAGGTAACGCAGACAGCCATTGTCGATATAGAAGCGGATACTTCAGAATCAGTTATCCGAAGCATCAATACCCCAAAGGTGAAAAGAACTTTTCAGGAAAGCCAGGCATTCAAACAAATGGTTGAGAATATTGACTCTTTCCTTGAGGAAATTATGGGACAGGATATTTTGTCCGGTTTGAATTCAATAAAGACAGTAGATAATTATACCTTCGAGCATTCTATAGATGCAGCAATAATATCGTTGATTATTGCAAGAAGGCTGTATCTTGACAAAAAAAAACTGAAACAAATAGCCATCGGCGAGTTTTTACACGATATAGGCAAGATTTTTATTGACGTAAAGCTGCTTAATAAACCGGGTAAGTTAACAAATGAAGAGTTTGATAAAATAAAACAGCACACTTCTTTTGGATATGAGTTACTTAAAGATATTGACACTATCGGATATGTATCTGCGCATATCCCTTATCAACATCATGAGAGGCAGGATGGGAAAGGATATCCGCGTGGCCTGGCGGGGAATAATAAGCTTGATAAGGGAGAAATCACCTATGTAGAGCATGATAAAATGATTATGGGTGCGGAGATTGCTGCCGTTGCCGACGCCTATGACGCATGTATTTCAGACCGCCCGTATCGCAAGGGAATGCCCCCTGATCTGGTGTATGATCTCATAAAAAACGGCGCCGGCACGCAATTCAACGAAGAATTAGTGAATTGCTTTTTAACGGTAATGCCGAAATATCCTGTAGGTTCAGAAATCAAGGTTATACGGGGAATGTATAAAGATTTTACGGGCGTTGTCGCCTCTGTAGAAATTTCACAAATGACCAGGCCAAAAGTAAAATTATTGTACGATAATAAACAAGGCAAAATCAAACCTGTTGAAATTGATTTAAAAAGTGATGCTTCTTTTGAAATTCAATGTATTTAA
- a CDS encoding complex I 24 kDa subunit family protein, with product MSDEVNSLSFNLDKCHAILSRAASNDLIPILQEMQEEYGYLPLTAMEEVSVRTDIPLSRIYGVVTFYSQFSLVPRGKHTVRLCAGTACHIKGAPDIGEKIADVLQVKEGETTPDYKFTHKTVACLGTCFLAPVMMIDDRYYGKLTEEKTEEILKSY from the coding sequence ATGTCGGATGAAGTAAATTCATTATCATTTAATTTAGACAAATGTCATGCCATTCTTTCCCGTGCCGCGTCAAACGATTTAATTCCGATATTACAGGAGATGCAGGAGGAGTACGGATATTTGCCCCTGACGGCAATGGAAGAAGTGTCGGTGCGGACGGACATACCGTTGAGCAGGATATACGGAGTCGTGACTTTTTATTCGCAATTTTCGCTGGTTCCCCGAGGAAAACATACCGTCAGGCTGTGCGCCGGCACTGCCTGCCACATAAAGGGCGCCCCGGACATCGGGGAGAAAATAGCAGACGTCCTGCAGGTAAAAGAAGGCGAAACAACACCTGACTATAAATTTACCCATAAAACGGTAGCATGTTTAGGCACGTGTTTTTTGGCGCCTGTAATGATGATAGACGACCGCTATTATGGGAAATTGACTGAAGAAAAAACCGAGGAAATTCTCAAGAGTTATTAG
- the purQ gene encoding phosphoribosylformylglycinamidine synthase I has product MKTPKILVLRAAGTNCDNETKYAFEKAGAKAEVIHINVLLSNKKILENYQLLALPGGFTYGDDVAAGKILANQIKYNLEDEIKNFIDAKKLILGICNGFQVLVRAGLLPSFERFHQEATLTHNDSNKFEDRWVYLKICADTSYFIRREHAPILYLPVAHGEGKFLAKDKDVLDKIVKNRQIVFQYVDENGEDAGYPMNPNGSVLNIAGICDQTGQILGMMPHPERNVDPTQHPCWTRQGLKDSGDGFLIFKNAVQYIKEFF; this is encoded by the coding sequence TCTTAGTCCTTCGGGCTGCCGGAACAAATTGCGACAACGAAACGAAGTACGCCTTTGAAAAAGCTGGAGCAAAGGCAGAGGTAATTCATATTAACGTCCTGCTGAGCAATAAAAAAATACTGGAGAACTATCAATTATTAGCTTTACCTGGAGGGTTTACTTACGGGGATGATGTGGCTGCAGGTAAAATTCTGGCAAACCAGATAAAATACAATCTGGAAGATGAAATAAAAAATTTTATTGATGCAAAAAAACTCATTCTGGGCATATGCAATGGTTTTCAGGTGCTGGTGAGAGCGGGTTTGCTGCCTTCGTTTGAAAGATTTCATCAGGAAGCAACGTTAACCCACAACGATTCCAATAAATTTGAAGATCGTTGGGTGTATTTAAAAATTTGTGCTGACACATCATATTTTATACGCCGGGAGCATGCTCCAATTCTTTATTTGCCGGTAGCACACGGCGAAGGCAAATTCCTCGCAAAGGACAAAGATGTTTTGGATAAAATAGTGAAAAACCGCCAGATAGTCTTTCAATATGTTGATGAGAATGGGGAAGATGCGGGCTATCCTATGAACCCCAATGGGTCGGTTCTGAATATAGCAGGCATTTGTGACCAGACGGGGCAAATTTTAGGCATGATGCCGCACCCCGAAAGAAATGTTGACCCAACACAACATCCATGCTGGACACGTCAGGGACTGAAAGATTCGGGGGATGGCTTTTTGATTTTTAAAAATGCGGTTCAATATATAAAGGAATTTTTTTAA